The following DNA comes from Bradyrhizobium manausense.
GATCTCTCCGATTTCGACGCCGGCGAGAACATGCGCGCGATATTCCGCGACATGCTCGATCTCGGCGCGCGCGAAGCCGACGAGATCGCCGCACGATTCCCAAAAGTGCAGCGTCGCGTCGGCGGCTACAATCTCGATGCGCTCACGCCGCGCAATGCGCGCAACAACATGGCGCATCTGCTGGTCGGCTCCGAAGGCACGCTGGCCTTCACCACCAAGGTCGAGCTGAAGCTGTGGCCCGTGATCCGCAACAAGGCGCTCGGAATCTGCCATTTCGGCAGCTTCTACGAGGCGATGGACGCGGCCCAGCATCTGGTCAAGCTGAAGCCGATCGCAGTCGAGCTGGTCGATCGCACCATGCTCGCGCTCGGCCGCGACATCGCGATGTTCAAGCCGATCATCTCGGCCGCGATCAAGGGCGATCCGGATGCCGTTCTGGTGGTCGAGTTCGCGGAAGAAGACCAGGCCGATAATCTGGTGCGCCTCAAGCAACTCAACGAGCTGATGGGCGATCTCGGCTTCGGCTGGACCAACGATGTCAGCAAATGGGGCGGCGTCGTCGAGATCACCGAGCCGGCGCTCCAGAGCGGCATCGCCGACTTCCGCGCCGCCGGCCTCAACGTCATGATGTCGATGAAGCAGGAGGGCAAGCCCGTCTCCTTCGTCGAGGACTGCGCCGTGCCGCTGCCGCATCTCGCCGACTATACCCAGCGACTGAACGACGTCTTCGCCAGGCACGGCACCAGCGGCACGATGTATGCGCACGCCTCCGAGGGCTGCCTGCACGTGCGCCCCGTACTGAACCTCAAGCTCGAGAAGGACGTCAAGGCGATGCGCGCCATCGCCGAAGAAGCCTTTGCCCTGGTGCGCGAGTACAAGGGCTCGCATTCCGGCGAGCATGGCGACGGCCTGGTGCGCTCGGAATTCCACGAGACCATGTTCGGCGAACGTCTCGTCGCTGATTTCAGGGAAGTGAAGCATCGCTTCGATCCCGATGGCGTGCTCAATCCCGGCAAGATCGTCGACGCGCCCAGGATGGACGACCGCTCGCTGTTCCGTTTCAAGCCGGACTATCGCGTCGCCGACCTCAAGACGAAGCTCGACTGGTCCGCCTGGCCCGGCGCCGGCGGCGGTTTCCAGGGCGCGGTCGAGATGTGCAACAACAATGGCGCCTGCCGCAAGCTCGAGGGCGGCGTGATGTGCCCGTCCTATCGCGCCACGCGCAACGAGAAGGACGTCACCCGAGGCCGCGCCAACACGCTGCGGCTGGCGATATCAGGCCAGCTCGGCCCCGACGCGCTCGCCTCCGACGAGATGATGGACACGCTGAAACTTTGCGTCTCCTGCAAGGCCTGCCGCCACGAATGCCCTGTTGGCGTCGACATGGCCAAGATGAAGATCGAGGTATTGGCCGCACGCGCCGCCTCGCACGGACTGACCTTGCGCGATCGCCTGGTCGGCTATCTCCCGCGTTACGCCGGCCTCGCCTCGCGCTTCGCGCCGCTGGCCAATTTGCGCAACCATAGCCTGCTGCTCCGAAAGCTGTTCGAGCGCTTCGCCGGCATCAGCGCCCGTCGCGCCCTGCCCGCCTTCCGCAGCGACGTGTTCGTACCATCAGCCGAATCGATCGGACCGGAGGCCGGCCGCGAAGTCGTCCTGTTCGCCGACACCTTCAATCGCATCTACGAGCGGGAAAATCTCGACGCCGCGCTGCGCGTGCTCGCGGCCGGCGGCTATCGCGTGCATATGCCGAAGCCTGTGAGCGGCAGCCGCCCGCTCTGCTGCGGCCGCACCTTCCTCTCGGCCGGACTCGTCGATGAAGCCAGATTCGAGCTCGATCGGCTGGTGGCGGCCTTTGCGCCGTTCGCCGCACGCGGCGTGCCGATCGTCGGCCTTGAACCAAGCTGCCTGCTGACGCTGCGCGACGAGCTGGCCTCGCTGCGCAAGGACAACGACGCCAAGGCTGTCGGCGCGCACGCGCTGACCTTCGAGGAATTTCTGGTCCGCGAGGCGGAGGCTGGAAGGCTGCAACTCGCGCTCGGCACCGTCACCGACAAGGCCGTCGTCCACGGCCATTGCCACCAAAAATCCTTCGGCGCCTTCAAACCGGTCGAGCAGGTGCTGCGGCTTGTCCCCGGCCTCGAGGTCGAGACCATCGAGTCCAGCTGCTGCGGCATGGCCGGCGCGTTCGGCTATGGCGCCGACACCTATGACGCCTCGATCGAGATGGCCGAGCTGTCGTTGCTACCCGCCGTGCGCCGCGCGGACCAGACGACGCTGGTCGTTGCCGACGGCACCTCCTGCCGCCACCAGATCCACGACGGCGCCCAGCGCGAGGCGCTCCACGTCGCCCGCGTGCTGGCGATGAGCCTCGATCGCGCAAAAGCCAATTCCACTTCACCAGCTGCAAAGGAAACAAGCCATGGCTGACCTCACACTCGACGCCGCCCGAAAAATCCTCGACGCCGCCTTCGCCAAATCCACCGAGCTCAAGCTGAAGCCGCTGGTCGTCACCATCCTGGACGCGCGCGGCGTGCTCAAGATCGCCGCCGCGCAGGACGGCACCAGCCTGATGCGCGCCGAGATCGCGCACGGCAAGGCCTACGGCGCGCTCGCGATGGGCATGGGCTCGCGCGCATTGTACCAGCGGGCGCAGGAGCAGGCCTATTTCATCGACGCCGTGAACACCATCGCCAAGGGCGCTCTTGTGCCGGTCCCCGGCGGCGTGCTGATCATGGACGGCGCGACCCTGCTCGGGGCTGTCGGCGTCTCCGGTGACACGTCTGATAATGACGAGGCCTGTGCGGTCGCCGGCATCCAGGCGGCGGACCTGAAGGCCAACGCGGGCTGAGATGCCGTAGGGTGGGTTAGCCGGAGGCGTAACCCACCACTTCGTCCCGCATTCGCCGAAACAAGGTGGGTTACGCCTCCGACCGCGCTTTGCGCGGCCCACGGCTACCCTACGCACCAGTGCTTGGGTTGCCCGACGGGCAAAACACCCAATCGCTCGGTCAACCATCGCAACCAAAATATTCCACTTTACCGAATTTCGGTTTTATCGTACACACCAGCCATCCTGATCCGGCGAAAGGGGCGGTCGTACGTCGTCACGAACCGCGGATCGGGTCGCGGTGGACGCTGGGCAGCGCCGTCGCGGATGTGAGACGCAGGGCGGGGCGATGGATTGAGCCGACCCCCGTGAGCCTCTCGCAAGCCGCGTTGTACGAACGGCGCCAAAGCCCTGCGAAGCCCCTTTAGGGCGAAGCAGGGTCAGCCTGCGTACGGCAAAACCGTGTGGTCCTGGCCGTCGTCGCTACGGTCAAGTCTTGCGGACGCGGCATTGGCGTCAACCGGCGCGGTGCTGGTAACTTTCCGCAGGGCGAGGGAGGCCAGAAGGAACTCGGCTCCCGGGAGAGCACAGCATAAGCCGTCCAACCACTGCGCAGGGAAGGCCGTGTGTTCGGCTACACCTGTATGCTGCTGTGCGGTTCCTTCTGCGCTACATCTCGCGCAGCGGACCGCGGGTGCCAGCCGGCACCCGGCCTTCCCTGCGCCCTTTCATTCGAGAGGGCGCGAAGCGAAGAGCAAAGCTCGGGCGGAATACGCCGCGAGAAGGCGAAGGTGCGTCTGCTGTTTGAGACGTGAATTGGAACGCGATGGGTGCGCCGCTCAAACGGCGGGCCCCCTCACCTTCCCGTCCAGACCGGCTTGCGCTTCTCGCCGAACGCCTTCAGTCCCTCCCTGGCGTCCTCGGTCATCGCCAGCAATGCGATCTGGCTTTCGGTATAGGCGATGCTCTCGTCGAACGACATCGAAGCGATCGCGCGCATGGCGTATTTGCCGCGGCGGATCGCCGTCGGGGATTTGTCGACGATGCGGCCGATCAGCCAATCGACCTTGGCATCGAGCTCGGCCGCCGGCACGACGTGGTTCAGAAGGCCCGCGTCCTTCGCTGCCTTGGCATCGAAAGGCTCGCCGGTGAGCGCCCATTCGTTGACGAGGCGCCGCGGTGCGATGTCCTGCAGCAGGCTCAGCACCTGCATCGGAAACACGCCGACCTTCACCTCCGGCAGACCGAAGATGACATGATCCGCCGCAACCGCCATGTCGGTCATGCACAGCAAGCCCATGCCGCCGGCCATGCAGACGCCGCCGACACGCGCGATCGCGGGCTTGGTGGCGTTCTGCGACAGCCGCAACAGATCGGCATAATCGACATTGGGCCTGGAATGATCCATCGCGAAGGCCGCACCGGAATTCTGCAGATCCGCGCCGGCGCAGAACGCCTTGTCGCCCGCGCCGGTCAGCACGATGACGCGGACCTCCTTGTCGTCATGCGCGTCGCGATAGCCGCGTGTGATGCCGGCGATGACGTCGCCGTTCAGCGCGTTGCGCTTCTCCGGCCGATTGATGGTGATCCAGAACGCCTGCCCGCGCTTCTCGGTGATGACGCCTGTGGTGTCGGTCATGACGCTCGTTCCTCGCTCGCGGTTTGCAGCCATTTGCGGCAGCTTCGGCGCGAGGTGCAAGGGCAATCTGTCCGGAGACGCCGCTTTAGCGCCTCGACACAAATTAGCTAGAGATCAAAACGCGAGCGCAGCTCAGGCGGCAGTCGCCTTCCTGATCCAGACCTTGTTGTCGTGGAACGCAGCGCCGCCGATCGGGGCAATGGTGTCTGCGCCGGTCAACATGTTGATGCCGCGGCCGCCGATATGATTCCTGTTGGGATGCACCGATTCCGCGATCAGCACGCCGCGCCGCACGCCGTCGAACAGCGCGGCGATCAGCGTGGTTTCCCCACGGGTATTGCCGAGCGTCACTGCGTCGCCGTCAGCGACGCCGAGCGCGGCCGCATCGAGCGGATGGATCATCACGCTGGCCTGACCCTCGCGCGCCTGCGAGGACGGGGTCTCGTTGAACGTGGTGTTGAGGAAGCTGCGCGAGGGGCTGGTCGCAAGCCGGAACGGATGGGCCTGGTCGGCGTGCTCGATCACCGCCCAATGGTCCGGCAGCGATGGCATCTTGTCGAAATCGCCCATGGTCTGACCGAACGGCGGATGCGCCCAATCGGCCTTGAAGTGGAATTTCTTGTCGGCATGAGCGAAGCCATCGAGATAATGCGAGGTGCGGAAGTCCGGCTGCAGATCGCGCCAGATGTCGGCTTCGAGGCCGGCGATGTCGCCGTGGTCGCTCAGTTTCAGCGTGGTGTCGATCAACTCGCGCGGCGTCATCTCGAAACCCGGGTGCTTGGCGCCAAGCCGCGGCGCCAGCGCCTGCAACAGCTGGTGGTTGGAACGACATTCACCGGGTGGGTCGATCAGCTTCGGACCAACCGAGATGTGCTGGTGGCCGCCGCCGTAATAGAGGTCGTCATGCTCCATGAACATGGTTGCCGGCAGCACGATGTCGGCCATCTGCGCCGTCTCGGTCATGAACTGCTCATGCACGACGACGAACAGATCCTCGCGCGCAAAGCCCTGGCGCACCAGCGCCTGCTCCGGCGCCACCGTCATCGGGTTGGTGTTCTGGATCAGCATCGCCTTGACCGGACCCTTGCCCAGCAGGGCCTCGGCATCGCCGGTGAGGATGCGGCCGACCTGCGACTGGTCGAGCGCGCGGACCGTCTTGTCGATCGCGTCATGGCCTTCAATCACGGATTCGTTGAAGTGCCACAGCGCGTAGTTGTTGAAGAAAGCGCCGCCGCCTTCGTACTGCCAGGCGCCGGTCACCGCCGGAATGCAGTTTGCGGCATGCATCTGCGTCGCGCCGTTGCGCGAACGCGTAAACCCGTAGCCGAGACGGAAGAAGGTCCGCTTGGTCTCGCCCACAGCCTTGGCAAAGGCCTCGATCTCCGCCACGGGCACACCGCAGATCGCAGACGCCCATTCCGGCGTGCGTGTCTTCAGATGGGCCTCGAGCTCATTGGGGCAGTCGGTGTACTTGTCCATGTAGGCGCGGTCGGCATAGCCGTCGCGGAACAGGACATGCATCACGCCGCAGGCAAACGCGCCGTCGGTGCCGGGCCGCAGCAGGATCTTGATATCGGCCTGCTTCATCGTGTCGTTGTCGTAGATGTCGACGGCCGCGATCCTCGCGCCGCGCTCCTTCCGCGCGCGCGATGCATGCGTCATCACGTTGACCTGGGTGTTGACGGGGTTGGTGCCCCAGATCACGACGAGATCCGAGAGCGCCATCTCGCGCGGATCGGCGCCGGCGATCTTTCCGGTGCCGATGGCAAAGCCGATACGCCCGACATTGGCGCAGATGGTCTGGTAGAAGCGCGAATATTTCTTTACGTGCGTGAGACGGTTGAGACCGTCGCGCATCACCAGCCCCATCGTGCCGGCGTAGTAGTAGGGCCAGATCGACTCCGCGCCGAACTCGCGTTCGGCCTGGTTGAAGCGATGGGCGATCTCGTCGAGCGCCTCATCCCAGGTGATCCGCGCGAACTGGCCCGAGCCCTTCGCCCCGATGCGGCGCATCGGGAACGTCACGCGCTCGGGATGATGGATGCGCTCGGCGTAACGAGCGACCTTGGCGCAGACCACGCCGGCCGTATAGGTCTGCTTTTTCGAACCGCGAACCCGGCCGATGCTGCGGCCTTCGACCACCTCGACATCGAGCGCGCAGGCCGACGGGCAATCGTGCGGACAAGTGGAGTGGCGGATCTCGATCTTGGCGTGCTGGTTCATGACCAATTTCGTAACACCAAAACATGGAGTAGCCGAGGGCATTTATCCGGCCATGCCCATGCAAAATGCTCAAACCCTGTACGCGGCCTGTTCCTGCCGCGACTGCGAAATGCCCCGCGGTCACACCGAGAACGGCCCGATATTCCTGACAAAATCGACTTTGTGAGGCGTCGACAGTCTGCGCCCGCTGCCGCTACAGTGCCTGCCAACAAAAACGAGTCCAGGGAGGTTGGTGTGACGGCCCGACAAATCTTGCTGGCGCTGGCCGCCGGCCTGCTCACCGCATTCTCGGCAAGCCCGTCTCCGGCAGAAGATTATCCCGCGCACGCCGTCCGCATCGTCGTGCCTTTCGGCGCCGGCGGCCCGGCCGATGTCACGGCCCGGCTGATCGGCCAGGCGCTCCAGGAGCGCTTTGGCCAGCCCTTCGTGATCGAGAACCGCACCGGTGCAGGCGGCGTCATCGGCACGGTCGAGGCGGTGAAGTCGCCGGCAGACGGCTACACGTTGCTGATGATGTCCAACACCCAGACAGCGAATGAATCGCTGCTGACGCCGGAGCAGCGCAAATACGATCTGATGCGCGACCTCGCGCCGATCGCGCCGGTGAACTATTCCGATCTCGTCATCGTGGTGAACCCGCAAGTTCAGGCGAAGACGCTGCAGGAGTTCATCGCGCTCGCCAAGGCGCAGCCGGGTAAGATGAATTACGCTTCCTCGGGTCAGGGCACTCCGTACCACATGGCCGGCGAGCTGTTCAAAGCCATGGCCGGGATCGATGTCGTCCACGTTCCTTATCGCAACAGCGGCGAAGCACGCAGCGGCGTGATCGGCGGCCAGGTGCAGATGATGATCGATGCCGTGCCGGCGATGGCGCCGAACATCGGCGAGAATCAGGTCCGCGCGCTGGCGACCACCGGCCAGCAGCGCTCCGCGGTGCTGCCCAACGTGCCGACCGCCGGCGAGGCTGGTGTCGCAGGCTATGAGGCGACGATCTGGCTCGGCCTGATGGCGCCGGCGGGCACGCCAAAGCCCGTCATCGACAAGCTCAATTCAGCCGTGAACGCAATGCTGAGGCGGCCGGACATCGTCAAGCTCTGGACCGAGCAGGGCGCGATCCCCATGTCGATGACCCCGGAGGAGTTCGACAAGTTCCTGCGGGGCGACATCGTGAAATGGGCCGATGTCGTCAAGAAGTTCGACAAGTCCTGAGGCCGTGCCGGTTATGCCGACCTTTCAGTTCAAGCTCAACGGAGCTGTGGTCTCCGTGGATGCCGAGCCGGATCAGACGCTGCTCGATGTGCTGCGCGGCCGGCTCGGAATCACCAGCCCGCATTTCGGTTGCGGTGCCGGCGAGTGCGGGGCCTGTCATGTCATGGTCGATGGCCTCGCGATCGCCTCCTGCGACATGCCGATGTGGTCGGTGGCAGACAAGGACGTCGTTACGCTCGAGGGCATCGGCACGGCCGGGCAACCGCATCCGCTGCAGCGTGCTTTCATCACCGAACAGGCGATGCAATGCGGCTATTGCGTCTCGGGGATTCTGATCAGCGCGGCAGCGCTGCTCAGGCGCAACCCGTCACCCTCGGAAGCTGAAGTCCGGACAGCACTCGATCGCAATCTATGTCGCTGCGGATCGCACAACCGCATGGTCCGGGCCGTGCTCCGTGCGGCGTCGGAGATGGCGACATGAGCGCGCCGCCCACTGCCCCGAAGCTGCCAGTCAGCCTCATAACCAATCCAAGGCTGTCGTCCTGGGTGCGGTTCACCGGCGAAGGCCGCGTCGCGATCTCGCCCGGAAAAGTCGAGATCGGCCAGGGCATTGTCACGGCGCTGGCGCAGATCGCCGCGGACGAGCTCGACGTCGAGATTGGCCGCATCGAGATGATCCGCGCATCGACTGCCGCGAGCCCGAACGAAGGCGTCACCTCCGGCAGCCTGTCGATCCAGCAATCCGGCCGCGCCCTGCGCCACGTCTGTGCCGAGGTGCGCCAACGTTTTCTCGCGGCAGCCTCGGATCGTCTTGGCGTCGATGCATCGCTGCTCGATGTCGATGACGGCACGATATCGGGCCCGGGCAATGTCAGGACCAGCTATTGGGAACTAGCAGGTGACGTCTCGCTCGACCACGATGCGACGACGAGCAGTGTCGCCAAGTCTGCGGCCACGCGTAGCGTGGCCGGACATTCGATCCAGCGCGTCGATATCCCCGACAAGGTGTTGGCGCGGCCGCGTTTCATCCATGACCGCGCTCTGCCGGGGCTTGTGCATGGACGCGTCCTGCGGCCTGACATCCCAGGCGCCAGGCTGATTGCGCTCGACGAAGCGGCCGCGCGCGCCGTCTCTGGGCTGATTGCGATCGTCCGCGACGGCACCTTTGCAGGCGTCGTCGCCGACAGCGAGGCCGCGGCGGAAGCGGCACTGAAAGTCCTGCGCAAAGGCGCGACATGGTCGGCCGGGGAGCCGCTGCCGGATGAAAACGATCTGGCCAGCTTCCTGCGAAGCCAGCCGGTCGAGACTGTCATCATCGATACCAGGACTGCGGCCGCGGCAGACGTCTCCCGCACGCTCCGCCGGCAATACACCCGTCCCTACATCGCGCATGCCTCGATCGCGCCCTCCTGCGCGATGGCGCTATGGGAGGGTGACCATGTCCATGTCTGGACGCATAGCCAGGGCGTCTATCTGCTGCGCGCCGATCTCGCGATCGTGCTCAAGCTCCCGGTCGAGAACATCGTCGTCGAGCACATGGAGGGCGCCGGCTGCTACGGGCACAATGCGGCTGACGACGTCGCGCTCGATGCCGTGCTGCTCGCCAAGGGCGCCGGCGGCCGCCCGCTACGGGTCCAGTGGTCGCGCCACGACGAGATGTCCCACGCACCGTTTGGCGCCGCCATGGCCATCGAGATCGAAGCCGATCTCGATGCCGGCAACGAGATCGTCGGCTGGCGCCATACGATCTGGAGCAATGGCCATGCGGCGCGGCCGGGGCGCGCGGTGCAGCCCGCCCTGCTGGCCGCGAGCGAGATCGCAAATCCCTACCCTCGCATGATCTCGACAAACCCGCCCGCCGCCAATGGCGGCGGCGGCGACCGCAACTCGGTTCCGCTCTACGATTTTCCGGCCTGGACGATCACCAGTCACCGCCTGCTGACCATGCCGGTACGCACCTCGGCGCTGCGGACCCTCGGTGCGCAAGGCAACGTCTTCGCCACCGAATCCCTGCTCGACGAGATCGCCGCCTTGCGCGGCGAAGACCCGATCGCCTTTCGCCTGCGGCACCTCAGGGACGAGCGCGCACGCGACGTCATCAGCGCTGCGGCGCGGCGCGCAGGCTGGAAGCCTGAGAAGCGATCGGGCATCGGCCACGGCGTCGGCTTTGCCCGCTACAAGAACACCGGGGCCTATTGCGCCGCCATCGCCGAGATCGAAGGCACCGACGACATCCGCGTAAGGCGGCTCACGCTTGCTGTCGACGTCGGCGAGGCCATCAATCCGGATGGCGTGATCAACCAGATCGAGGGCGGCGCGATCCAGGCGACGAGCTGGGTGCTGAAGGAGCGCGTCCGCTTCGATCGGACCCGCATCACGTCGACGTCGTGGACGGACTATCCGATCCTCACCTTCAGCGAGGTCCCGGCCGTGGACGTCGAGGTCATCCAGCGACCGGAGATCGAGCCGGTCGGCGCCGGCGAGGCCGCGCACGGGCCGGTGACGGCGGCGATCGCGAACGCGGTCCATGATTGCCTCGGGGTGCGCATCCGCGACCTGCCAATCACGCGAGACAAGATCATTGCAGCCATGGAGCTTGCATCGTGACGACAGTGAACATCTTGAGCGGCGGCGCGGCGCAAGGGCTGGTGCGCGGCCTCAGCGAGGCCTTCAAGGCACAAACCGGCTTCGGCATCGACGGCGAGTTCGGCGCAGTCGGCCTGATGGCGGACAAGCTGCGCGCGAGCACGCCGGCCGATCTGGTGATCCTGACACAGGCACTGCTCGCAAAGCTGGCAGCGGAAAAGCTGGTCGCTCCCTCCTCGATCGCGGATATCGGTCGCGTGGAGACCGCCCTCGCCGTCCGCAGCAACGATCCCAAGGTGAACGTGAAGACCGAAGCCGAACTTCGCGAAGTCCTGCGCTCCGCGGACGCCATCTACGTTCCTGATACCAAGGCCTCGACCGCCGGCCAGCACGTCGCAAAGGTGCTGGATCAGCTCGGCATCGCCTATGAGGTCACGCCGCGCCTGAAGATCTTTCCAAACGGCGCAACGGCAATGCGCGAACTGGCGGCATCCACCGCAACGCGGCCGATCGGATGCACGCAGGCGACCGAGATCATCGCAACGGACGGCATCATGCTGTCGGGTTCACTGCCGCCCGGATCCGAGTTGGTGACGATGTACACGGCTGGCGTCGCCACGCACGCGACGCATCCGAAAGAAGCCGCCGCACTGATTGCGCTGTTGACCGGCGCAGACCACAGGGAGCTGCGCCAGCGCGTGGGCTTTACCGGCTAGATGCAAACCCTATTTGTGCAGCTGGGTCAGACCGGTCGGCGGGCCGTCGACCCCGGTCCAGCCGCCATCGACGAACAGCGTGCTGCCGCTGACATAGCTCGCGGCATCCGAGGCGAGATAGGCGACGGCCGTCGCGACCTCGTCGGCGCTGCTCCAGCGGTTGAACACGGTGTGGCCTGCGTAAAGATTGAAAATGTCCGGACGCTGCTTGAACGCGCTGGTCAGTGCGGTCTCGACGATGCTCGGGGCGATCGCGTTGACGCGCACGCCGGCATGGCCGACCTCGGAGGCAAAGCCCTTTACCAGCAAGCCGATCGCCGCCTTGGTGGAGCCGTAGATACCGAGGCCCGGCTCGATGGTCACCGCGCGCACCGAGGAGCAGGCGATGATGCTGCCGCCCTTCTGCTCGACCATGATGCGGCCGAACGCCTGGAAGAACCAGACTGTGCCTTTGACGTTGAGATTCAGGACGCGGTCGAGATCCTCCTCGGTATAGTCG
Coding sequences within:
- a CDS encoding SDR family NAD(P)-dependent oxidoreductase, with the translated sequence MTDYRKLFDLTGKTAVVLGAASGIGKSSAEALAGLGARVVCADRALDAAEATAAGIREKGGWAEAAACDAASAVDVNALAKTVMQKFSRLDIAVTTPGLNIRKTILDYTEEDLDRVLNLNVKGTVWFFQAFGRIMVEQKGGSIIACSSVRAVTIEPGLGIYGSTKAAIGLLVKGFASEVGHAGVRVNAIAPSIVETALTSAFKQRPDIFNLYAGHTVFNRWSSADEVATAVAYLASDAASYVSGSTLFVDGGWTGVDGPPTGLTQLHK